One window from the genome of Streptomyces cadmiisoli encodes:
- the nusG gene encoding transcription termination/antitermination protein NusG — protein MSDPNLNEAVEPDESVDDELDIVEGADEVDEFEAAEAELGEPAEEAALHVEDEESDEGDADEDADASDEAEQADEEEAAEPVDPVAALREELRTLPGEWYVIHTYAGYENRVKTNLEQRAVSLNVEDYIFQAEVPQEEVVQIKNGDRKTIRQNKLPGYVLVRMDLTNESWGVVRNTPGVTGFVGNAYDPYPLTLDEIVKMLAPEAEEKAAREAAEAEGKPAPQRKVEVQVLDFEVGDSVTVTDGPFATLQATINEINADSKKVKGLVEIFGRETPVELSFDQIQKN, from the coding sequence GTGTCTGACCCGAACCTGAACGAGGCCGTCGAGCCGGACGAGTCCGTGGATGACGAACTCGACATCGTCGAGGGCGCGGACGAGGTCGACGAGTTCGAGGCTGCGGAAGCCGAGCTGGGTGAGCCGGCCGAGGAAGCCGCCCTGCACGTCGAGGACGAAGAGTCCGACGAGGGCGACGCCGACGAGGACGCGGACGCCTCCGACGAGGCGGAGCAGGCCGACGAGGAAGAAGCGGCCGAGCCGGTCGACCCCGTCGCGGCGCTCCGCGAGGAACTGCGCACCCTGCCCGGCGAGTGGTACGTCATCCACACCTACGCCGGTTACGAGAACCGGGTGAAGACCAACCTGGAGCAGCGCGCCGTCTCGCTGAACGTCGAGGACTACATCTTCCAGGCCGAGGTGCCGCAGGAAGAGGTCGTCCAGATCAAGAACGGCGACCGCAAGACCATCCGCCAGAACAAGCTCCCCGGCTACGTCCTGGTGCGCATGGACCTGACCAACGAGTCCTGGGGCGTCGTCCGCAACACGCCGGGCGTCACCGGCTTCGTCGGCAACGCCTACGACCCGTACCCGCTGACGCTGGACGAGATCGTCAAGATGCTCGCCCCGGAGGCCGAGGAGAAGGCCGCGCGCGAGGCTGCCGAGGCCGAGGGCAAGCCGGCGCCGCAGCGCAAGGTCGAGGTGCAGGTGCTGGACTTCGAGGTCGGCGACTCGGTCACCGTCACCGACGGCCCCTTCGCCACGCTCCAGGCGACGATCAACGAGATCAACGCCGACTCCAAGAAGGTCAAGGGCCTGGTGGAGATCTTCGGCCGGGAGACCCCGGTGGAGCTCTCCTTCGATCAGATCCAGAAGAACTGA
- the secE gene encoding preprotein translocase subunit SecE, whose product MTDAVGSLDTPDAQDEAPESQKKTRKGGKRAKKGPLKRLALFYRQIVAELRKVVWPTRSQLTTYTTVVIIFVVIMIGLVTVIDYGLDHAAKYVFG is encoded by the coding sequence ATGACGGACGCCGTGGGCTCCCTCGACACGCCTGACGCTCAGGACGAGGCGCCGGAGTCTCAGAAGAAGACCCGCAAGGGCGGCAAGCGCGCCAAGAAGGGCCCGCTGAAGCGCCTGGCCCTCTTCTACCGGCAGATCGTTGCGGAGCTCCGCAAGGTGGTCTGGCCGACGCGCAGCCAGCTGACGACGTACACGACCGTCGTGATCATCTTCGTCGTGATCATGATCGGCCTGGTGACCGTGATTGACTATGGGCTCGACCACGCCGCCAAGTACGTCTTCGGCTGA
- the rplA gene encoding 50S ribosomal protein L1, whose amino-acid sequence MSKRSKSLRAADAKIDREKLYAPLEAVRLAKETSTTKFDGTVEVAFRLGVDPRKADQMVRGTVNLPHGTGKTARVLVFATGDRAEAARAAGADIVGADELIDEVSKGRLDFDAVVATPDLMGKVGRLGRVLGPRGLMPNPKTGTVTPDVAKAVNDIKGGKIEFRVDKHSNLHFIIGKASFDDAKLVENYGAALEEILRLKPSAAKGRYIKKAAITTTMGPGIPVDPNRTRNLLVEEDPAAV is encoded by the coding sequence GTGAGCAAGCGCAGCAAGTCTCTCCGCGCTGCGGACGCCAAGATCGACCGGGAGAAGCTGTACGCCCCGCTCGAGGCCGTCCGTCTCGCCAAGGAGACCTCCACGACCAAGTTCGACGGCACCGTCGAGGTCGCCTTCCGTCTGGGTGTCGACCCGCGCAAGGCCGACCAGATGGTCCGTGGCACCGTGAACCTCCCGCACGGCACCGGTAAGACCGCCCGGGTCCTGGTCTTCGCGACCGGTGACCGTGCCGAGGCCGCTCGTGCCGCGGGCGCCGACATCGTCGGCGCCGACGAGCTCATCGACGAGGTGTCGAAGGGCCGTCTGGACTTCGACGCCGTCGTCGCCACCCCGGACCTCATGGGCAAGGTCGGCCGCCTCGGCCGCGTGCTCGGTCCGCGTGGTCTGATGCCGAACCCGAAGACCGGCACCGTGACCCCCGACGTCGCCAAGGCTGTCAACGACATCAAGGGCGGCAAGATCGAGTTCCGCGTCGACAAGCACTCGAACCTGCACTTCATCATCGGCAAGGCGTCGTTCGACGACGCCAAGCTGGTGGAGAACTACGGCGCCGCGCTGGAGGAGATCCTCCGTCTGAAGCCGTCCGCCGCCAAGGGTCGCTACATCAAGAAGGCCGCCATCACCACCACGATGGGCCCCGGCATCCCGGTCGACCCGAACCGCACCCGCAACCTCCTCGTCGAGGAGGACCCGGCCGCGGTCTGA
- a CDS encoding MaoC family dehydratase yields MTAKIAYADVEVGTELPAQSFPVTRATLVQYAGASGDFNPIHWNEKFAKDVGLPDVIAHGMFTMAEAIRVVTDWVGDPGAVVEYGVRFTKPVVVPNDDKGATIEVSAKVAAKLDDDTVRVDLTATSAGQKVLGMSRAVVRLA; encoded by the coding sequence ATGACCGCCAAGATCGCGTACGCCGACGTCGAGGTCGGCACCGAACTGCCCGCGCAGAGCTTCCCCGTGACGCGCGCCACCCTCGTGCAGTACGCCGGTGCCTCCGGGGACTTCAACCCGATCCACTGGAACGAGAAGTTCGCCAAGGACGTCGGGCTGCCGGACGTCATCGCGCACGGCATGTTCACCATGGCCGAGGCCATCCGCGTCGTCACCGACTGGGTCGGCGATCCGGGAGCGGTGGTCGAGTACGGCGTCCGCTTCACCAAGCCCGTCGTCGTCCCGAACGACGACAAGGGAGCCACGATCGAGGTCAGCGCCAAGGTGGCCGCCAAACTCGACGACGACACCGTGCGCGTGGACCTCACGGCGACCAGCGCCGGACAGAAGGTGCTCGGGATGTCCCGGGCGGTCGTGCGCCTGGCCTGA
- a CDS encoding YajQ family cyclic di-GMP-binding protein — MADSSFDIVSKVERQEVDNALNQAAKEISQRYDFKGVGASISWSGEKILMEANSEDRVKAVLDVFQSKLIKRGISLKALDAGEPQLSGKEYKIFASIEEGISQENAKKVAKIIRDEGPKGVKAQVQGDELRVSSKSRDDLQAIIALLKGKDFDFALQFVNYR; from the coding sequence ATGGCCGACTCCAGTTTCGACATCGTCTCGAAGGTCGAGCGGCAGGAGGTCGACAACGCCCTCAACCAGGCCGCCAAGGAGATCTCGCAGCGCTACGACTTCAAGGGTGTGGGTGCCTCGATCTCGTGGTCCGGCGAGAAGATCCTCATGGAGGCGAACTCCGAGGACCGTGTGAAGGCCGTCCTCGACGTCTTCCAGTCCAAGCTGATCAAGCGCGGCATCTCGCTGAAGGCCCTGGACGCCGGCGAGCCGCAGCTCTCGGGCAAGGAGTACAAGATCTTCGCGTCCATCGAGGAGGGCATCTCCCAGGAGAACGCGAAGAAGGTGGCGAAGATCATCCGCGACGAGGGCCCCAAGGGCGTCAAGGCCCAGGTTCAGGGCGACGAACTCCGCGTCAGCTCCAAGAGCCGCGACGACCTCCAGGCCATCATCGCCCTCCTCAAGGGCAAGGACTTCGACTTCGCCCTTCAGTTCGTGAACTACCGGTAG
- the rplL gene encoding 50S ribosomal protein L7/L12, producing the protein MAKLSQEDLLAQFEEMTLIELSEFVKAFEEKFDVTAAAAAPVVVAGAAGGAAAEAVEEQDEFDVVLTGAGDKKIQVIKVVRELTSLGLKEAKDLVDGAPKPVLEKVAKDAAEKAKEALEGAGASVEVK; encoded by the coding sequence ATGGCGAAGCTGTCTCAGGAAGACCTGCTCGCGCAGTTCGAGGAGATGACCCTCATCGAGCTCTCCGAGTTCGTGAAGGCGTTCGAGGAGAAGTTCGACGTCACCGCCGCCGCTGCCGCGCCGGTCGTCGTTGCCGGTGCCGCTGGTGGCGCCGCCGCCGAGGCCGTCGAGGAGCAGGACGAGTTCGACGTCGTCCTCACCGGCGCCGGCGACAAGAAGATCCAGGTCATCAAGGTCGTGCGCGAGCTGACCTCCCTCGGCCTGAAGGAGGCCAAGGACCTGGTGGACGGCGCCCCGAAGCCCGTCCTCGAGAAGGTCGCCAAGGACGCCGCGGAGAAGGCCAAGGAGGCCCTCGAGGGCGCCGGCGCCTCCGTCGAGGTCAAGTAA
- a CDS encoding NAD(P)H-binding protein, whose translation MRIVIAGGHGQIALRLERLLATRGYEAAGIIRRAEQGDDLREVGAEPILLDLESAAVEDVAAYLQGAGAAVFAAGAGPGSGAARKDTVDKGAAVLFADAAVRAGVRRLLVVSSMGADPRHEGDDVFDVYLRAKGEADAYVSGLDALDWTILRPGSLTDDPGTGFVRLEAHTGRGPVTRDDVAAVLAELLETPATAGLTLELIGGSTPVSVAVKSVAGN comes from the coding sequence ATGCGCATTGTCATCGCTGGTGGTCATGGTCAGATCGCGTTGCGGCTGGAGCGGCTGCTCGCAACGCGGGGTTACGAGGCGGCGGGCATCATCCGCCGCGCGGAACAGGGCGACGACCTGCGGGAGGTGGGCGCCGAACCGATCCTGCTGGATCTGGAGTCGGCGGCGGTCGAGGACGTCGCGGCCTATCTCCAGGGTGCGGGTGCGGCCGTGTTCGCGGCCGGGGCCGGCCCGGGCAGCGGGGCGGCACGCAAGGACACCGTGGACAAGGGCGCGGCCGTACTCTTCGCGGACGCCGCGGTCCGGGCGGGCGTCCGGCGACTCCTGGTCGTGTCATCCATGGGCGCCGACCCACGGCACGAGGGCGACGACGTGTTCGACGTGTATCTGCGGGCCAAGGGCGAGGCGGACGCGTACGTCAGCGGCCTGGACGCCCTCGACTGGACGATCCTGCGCCCCGGTTCGCTGACGGACGACCCCGGCACCGGTTTCGTACGCCTGGAGGCGCACACCGGCCGCGGCCCGGTCACGCGCGACGACGTGGCCGCCGTACTGGCCGAACTGCTGGAAACCCCCGCGACCGCCGGTCTGACGCTGGAGCTGATCGGCGGGTCCACGCCGGTGTCGGTGGCGGTGAAGTCGGTGGCGGGAAACTGA
- a CDS encoding amidohydrolase family protein, with amino-acid sequence MPDSQPQPPHSSSSSSSGSSGSSGSSGSSNPPGQRDAAGLLLCGARLTDGRTVDVRLGGGRIEAVGTAGSLSTTRCSGARVDLGGYLLLPAPVEPHAHADTALSAGCGPVSHEPEDVQRRATEAALLQLGHGATTLRAHVRVGDVQELAALTAVLQARRSLRGLAELATVAMPRVLTGVAGADGLATLRDAVKMGVSVVGGCPDLDPDPTGYVETVLELASEHGCPVDLHTDATDPARLARLAAMAGGLRPGVTIGPCGGLGRLPADVASRTADQLAAAGVTVVCLPQGGCCAAERLGTAPVRLLRAAGVRLAAGSGALRDAANPVGRGDPLEAAYLLASRYGLRPEDAYDAVSTSARAVLGLPEVRVEAGFPAELLAVRGDGLAGALSLAYSRIVVHRGRVVARTSAVREYCNSAAATELGLPRQGRQELS; translated from the coding sequence ATGCCCGACAGCCAGCCGCAGCCGCCCCACTCCTCGTCGTCGTCCTCGTCCGGCTCGTCGGGCTCGTCGGGCTCGTCGGGTTCGTCGAACCCGCCGGGACAACGCGACGCGGCCGGACTGCTGCTGTGCGGGGCACGGCTCACCGACGGCCGGACGGTGGACGTCCGGCTGGGTGGCGGGCGGATCGAGGCGGTCGGCACGGCCGGCAGTCTGAGCACGACCCGCTGCTCCGGCGCGCGGGTGGACCTCGGCGGCTACCTCCTCCTGCCGGCCCCGGTCGAGCCCCACGCCCACGCGGACACCGCCCTGTCCGCGGGCTGCGGCCCGGTCTCGCACGAGCCCGAGGACGTCCAACGCCGCGCGACCGAGGCCGCCCTGCTGCAACTCGGGCACGGGGCGACCACGCTGCGCGCGCACGTGCGCGTGGGCGACGTACAAGAGCTGGCGGCACTGACCGCGGTACTCCAGGCGCGGCGTTCCCTGCGCGGGCTCGCCGAGCTGGCGACGGTCGCGATGCCGCGGGTGCTGACCGGTGTCGCGGGCGCCGACGGCCTCGCCACCTTGCGGGACGCGGTGAAGATGGGCGTCTCCGTGGTGGGCGGTTGCCCGGACCTGGACCCCGACCCGACGGGATACGTCGAGACGGTCCTGGAACTGGCCTCCGAACACGGCTGTCCCGTCGACCTGCACACCGACGCCACCGATCCGGCCCGGCTGGCCCGCCTCGCGGCGATGGCCGGCGGCCTGCGCCCAGGCGTGACCATCGGCCCGTGCGGCGGACTCGGCCGGCTCCCCGCCGACGTGGCCTCGCGCACCGCCGACCAGTTGGCGGCGGCCGGAGTGACCGTGGTGTGCCTGCCGCAGGGCGGTTGCTGCGCGGCCGAACGCCTCGGCACGGCTCCGGTACGGCTGCTGCGCGCCGCCGGCGTGCGCCTCGCCGCGGGCAGCGGCGCACTGCGCGACGCGGCGAACCCGGTGGGCCGCGGCGACCCCCTGGAGGCCGCTTACCTGCTGGCCTCCCGGTACGGACTGCGCCCCGAGGACGCCTACGACGCGGTGAGCACCTCGGCACGGGCCGTGCTGGGACTGCCCGAGGTACGGGTCGAGGCGGGCTTCCCGGCCGAACTCCTCGCGGTGCGCGGGGACGGGCTCGCGGGCGCGCTGTCGCTCGCCTACAGCCGGATCGTGGTGCACCGGGGACGGGTGGTAGCGCGGACGAGTGCGGTGCGGGAGTACTGCAACTCGGCGGCCGCGACGGAACTGGGACTGCCCCGGCAGGGACGGCAGGAGCTCTCGTAA
- the rplK gene encoding 50S ribosomal protein L11, producing MPPKKKKVTGLIKLQIQAGAANPAPPVGPALGQHGVNIMEFCKAYNAATESQRGWVIPVEITVYEDRSFTFVTKTPPAAKMILKAAGIEKGSGEPHKTKVAKITRDQVREIATTKMPDLNANDLDAAEKIIAGTARSMGVTVEG from the coding sequence ATGCCTCCCAAGAAGAAGAAGGTCACGGGGCTCATCAAGCTCCAGATCCAGGCCGGCGCAGCCAACCCGGCCCCGCCGGTCGGCCCCGCGCTGGGTCAGCACGGCGTGAACATCATGGAGTTCTGCAAGGCCTACAACGCCGCGACCGAGTCGCAGCGTGGCTGGGTCATCCCGGTGGAGATCACGGTCTACGAGGACCGTTCCTTCACCTTCGTGACCAAGACCCCGCCGGCCGCCAAGATGATCCTGAAGGCCGCGGGCATCGAGAAGGGCTCCGGCGAGCCGCACAAGACCAAGGTCGCGAAGATCACGCGCGACCAGGTCCGCGAGATCGCCACCACCAAGATGCCCGACCTCAACGCCAACGACCTGGACGCCGCCGAGAAGATCATCGCCGGCACCGCCCGTTCCATGGGCGTCACGGTCGAGGGCTGA
- a CDS encoding UDP-N-acetylmuramate dehydrogenase, with protein MQELHDAPLAPLTTFRLGGPATRLVTATTDAEVVAAVREADAAGTPLLIIGGGSNLVIGDQGFAGTALRIATRGFELDGPRLELAAGEVWTDAVAGTVEAGLAGVECLAGIPGSAGATPIQNVGAYGQEVSSTITEVIAYDRRSGETVTLTNDACAFAYRHSLFKADPSRYVVLRVRFELEDADGLSAPVKYAEAARALGVEPGDRVPLADARETVLKLRTGKGMVLDPEDHDTWSAGSFFTNPILTDAQFAAFHARVRERLGDGVEPPAYPAGQGRTKTSAAWLIDKAGFTKGYGSGPARISTKHTLALTNRGAATTADLLALAREVVTGVREAFGITLVNEPVTVGVSL; from the coding sequence GTGCAGGAACTCCACGACGCGCCCCTCGCCCCACTGACCACCTTCCGGCTGGGCGGCCCCGCCACCCGGCTGGTCACCGCCACGACCGATGCCGAGGTCGTGGCCGCCGTCCGTGAGGCCGATGCCGCCGGGACACCGCTGCTGATCATCGGCGGCGGATCCAACCTGGTCATCGGTGACCAGGGCTTCGCGGGCACCGCCCTGCGCATCGCCACCCGCGGCTTCGAGCTCGACGGCCCACGGCTGGAACTGGCCGCCGGCGAGGTGTGGACGGACGCGGTCGCCGGCACGGTGGAGGCCGGACTCGCCGGCGTCGAGTGCCTGGCCGGCATCCCCGGCTCGGCGGGTGCCACACCGATCCAGAACGTCGGCGCGTACGGCCAGGAGGTGTCGTCGACGATCACCGAGGTGATCGCGTACGACCGCAGGTCCGGCGAGACGGTCACCCTCACCAACGACGCCTGCGCCTTCGCCTACCGGCACAGCCTGTTCAAGGCCGACCCCTCGCGGTACGTCGTCCTGCGGGTCCGTTTCGAGCTGGAGGACGCGGACGGCCTGTCGGCGCCCGTCAAATACGCGGAGGCGGCCCGCGCCCTCGGGGTCGAACCGGGCGACCGCGTCCCGCTGGCCGACGCACGCGAGACCGTCCTGAAGCTGCGCACCGGCAAGGGCATGGTCCTCGACCCCGAGGACCACGACACCTGGTCGGCGGGCTCCTTCTTCACCAACCCGATCCTCACCGACGCCCAGTTCGCCGCCTTCCACGCGCGTGTGCGCGAGCGCCTCGGCGACGGTGTCGAACCTCCGGCCTACCCGGCGGGGCAGGGCCGCACCAAGACCTCCGCGGCCTGGCTGATCGACAAGGCGGGCTTCACCAAGGGCTACGGCAGCGGCCCCGCCCGCATCTCCACGAAGCACACCCTCGCCCTGACCAACCGGGGCGCGGCGACCACCGCGGACCTGCTGGCACTCGCCCGCGAGGTCGTCACCGGTGTCCGCGAGGCCTTCGGGATCACGCTGGTCAACGAGCCGGTCACGGTGGGAGTGAGCCTCTAG
- the rpmG gene encoding 50S ribosomal protein L33 — protein MAATDVRPKITLACVECKERNYITKKNRRNNPDRLEMKKHCPRCNAHTAHRETR, from the coding sequence GTGGCTGCCACCGACGTCCGCCCGAAGATCACGCTGGCCTGCGTGGAGTGCAAGGAGCGGAACTACATCACCAAGAAGAACCGGCGGAACAACCCGGACCGCCTCGAGATGAAGAAGCACTGCCCGCGCTGCAACGCGCACACGGCACACCGCGAGACCCGCTGA
- a CDS encoding adenosine deaminase, translated as MERVRDLSALPKAHLHLHFTGSMRSATLLELADKYGVRLPEVLTEALVSGEPPKLRATDERGWFRFQRLYDAARSCLREPEDIQRLVREAAEEDLKDGSGWLEIQVDPTSYAPRLGGLIPALEIILDAVDSAVRETGLGMRVLVAANRMKHPLDARTLARLAVRHADRGVVGFGLSNDERRGMARDFDRAFAIAREGGLLSAPHGGELTGPSSVRDCLDDLHADRVGHGVRAAEDPRLLKRLADRGITCEVCPASNVALGVYEKPEDVPLRTLFEAGVPMALGADDPLLFGARLAAQYELARESHGFTDAELAELARQSLRASAAPQDVKAKLLAGVDDWLREE; from the coding sequence ATGGAACGTGTACGTGATCTCTCCGCCCTCCCCAAGGCCCATCTCCACCTGCACTTCACCGGCTCCATGAGATCGGCCACGCTGCTGGAGCTGGCCGACAAGTACGGGGTGCGACTGCCGGAGGTGCTGACCGAGGCCCTGGTGAGCGGGGAGCCGCCGAAGCTGCGGGCGACGGACGAGCGGGGCTGGTTCCGCTTCCAGCGGCTGTACGACGCGGCACGTTCCTGCCTCCGGGAGCCGGAGGACATCCAGCGGCTGGTGCGGGAGGCCGCGGAGGAGGACCTGAAGGACGGCTCGGGCTGGCTGGAGATCCAGGTGGACCCGACGTCGTACGCCCCTCGTCTGGGTGGTCTGATCCCGGCGCTGGAGATCATCCTGGACGCGGTGGACTCGGCCGTGCGGGAGACCGGCCTGGGGATGCGGGTCCTGGTGGCCGCGAACCGTATGAAGCACCCGTTGGACGCCCGCACACTGGCCCGGCTGGCCGTCCGCCACGCCGACCGGGGTGTGGTCGGCTTCGGCCTGTCGAACGACGAACGGCGCGGCATGGCACGGGACTTCGACCGGGCCTTCGCCATCGCCCGGGAGGGCGGTCTGCTCTCGGCACCGCACGGCGGCGAGCTGACCGGCCCCAGCTCGGTCCGCGACTGCCTGGACGACCTGCACGCGGACCGCGTCGGTCACGGCGTGCGGGCGGCCGAGGATCCGCGCCTGCTCAAGCGTCTGGCCGACCGGGGCATCACCTGCGAGGTATGCCCGGCGTCGAACGTGGCGCTCGGCGTCTACGAGAAGCCGGAGGACGTGCCGCTGCGCACCCTCTTCGAGGCCGGGGTGCCAATGGCGCTGGGCGCCGACGACCCGCTGCTGTTCGGGGCGCGTCTGGCCGCGCAGTACGAGCTGGCGCGGGAGTCCCACGGCTTCACCGACGCGGAGCTCGCGGAACTGGCACGCCAGTCCCTGCGGGCCTCGGCCGCGCCGCAGGACGTGAAGGCGAAACTGCTGGCGGGCGTGGACGACTGGCTGCGCGAGGAGTAG
- the rplJ gene encoding 50S ribosomal protein L10, which translates to MARPDKAAAVAELTDKFRSSNAAVLTEYRGLTVAQLKTLRRSLGENAQYAVVKNTLTKIAANEAGITLDDQLFAGPTAVAFVTGDPVESAKGLRDFAKDNPNLIIKGGVLDGKALSADEIKKLADLESREVLLSKLAGAFKAKQSQAASVFQALPSKLVRTVDALRAKQAEQGGAE; encoded by the coding sequence ATGGCGAGGCCCGACAAGGCTGCCGCGGTTGCCGAGCTGACGGACAAGTTCCGCAGCTCCAACGCCGCCGTGCTGACCGAGTACCGCGGTCTCACCGTGGCGCAGCTCAAGACGCTGCGTCGTTCGCTCGGTGAGAACGCCCAGTACGCCGTGGTGAAGAACACGCTGACCAAGATTGCGGCCAACGAGGCCGGGATCACGCTGGACGACCAGCTCTTCGCTGGTCCGACGGCCGTCGCCTTCGTCACCGGTGACCCGGTGGAGTCGGCGAAGGGTCTTCGTGACTTCGCCAAGGACAACCCGAATCTCATCATCAAGGGCGGTGTCCTTGACGGCAAGGCGCTGTCCGCCGATGAGATCAAGAAGCTTGCGGACCTCGAGTCCCGCGAGGTTCTGCTCAGCAAGCTGGCCGGTGCCTTCAAGGCGAAGCAGTCCCAGGCTGCCTCCGTCTTCCAGGCGCTGCCGTCGAAGCTCGTCCGCACCGTGGACGCGCTGCGCGCCAAGCAGGCCGAGCAGGGCGGTGCCGAGTAA
- a CDS encoding MaoC family dehydratase N-terminal domain-containing protein, with the protein MALDQSFVGRSYPPTDPYEVGREKIREFAEAVGDANPAYTDPEAAKALGHPDVIAPPTFVFAITFKAAGEVVADPQLGLDYSRVVHGDQRFVHRRPVRAGDRLTVTSTIESIKSLAGNDILDVRGEVHDEAGEHVVTAWTKLVARAAEEA; encoded by the coding sequence ATGGCGCTCGACCAGTCCTTCGTGGGGCGGAGCTACCCGCCCACCGACCCCTATGAGGTGGGCCGGGAGAAGATCCGTGAGTTCGCGGAGGCGGTGGGAGACGCCAACCCGGCCTATACGGACCCGGAGGCCGCGAAGGCCCTCGGTCACCCCGACGTGATCGCGCCGCCGACCTTCGTCTTCGCGATCACCTTCAAGGCCGCGGGCGAGGTCGTCGCCGACCCGCAACTCGGCCTGGACTACAGCAGGGTCGTGCACGGCGACCAGCGGTTCGTCCACCGGCGCCCGGTGCGGGCCGGTGACCGGCTGACGGTTACCTCGACCATCGAGTCGATCAAGTCCCTCGCGGGCAACGACATCCTGGACGTCCGCGGCGAGGTGCACGACGAGGCCGGCGAGCACGTCGTCACCGCCTGGACCAAGCTGGTGGCCCGCGCGGCCGAGGAGGCGTGA
- a CDS encoding pyridoxal phosphate-dependent aminotransferase produces MSAATPPTERRVSARIGAISESATLAVDAKAKALKAAGRPVIGFGAGEPDFPTPDYIVEAAIEACKNPKYHRYTPAGGLPELKNAIAAKTLRDSGYEVDASQILVTNGGKQAIYEAFAAILDPGDEVIVPAPYWTTYPESIRLAGGVPVEVVADETTGYRVTVEQLEAARTDRTKVVLFVSPSNPTGAVYSEAETEAIGRWAVEHGLWVLTDEIYEHLVYGDAASVSLPALLPELRDKCIVVNGVAKTYAMTGWRVGWIIGPKDVVKAATNLQSHATSNVSNVAQVAALAAVSGDLDAVAKMREAFDRRRRTVVRMLNEIDGVVCPEPEGAFYAYPTVKGLLGKEIRGKRPKDTVELAALILEEAEVAVVPGEAFGTPGYLRLSYALGDEDLVEGVSRIQKLLAEARD; encoded by the coding sequence ATGAGCGCTGCAACCCCTCCCACCGAGCGCCGGGTCTCGGCCCGTATCGGCGCGATCTCCGAGTCCGCCACCCTCGCCGTGGACGCCAAGGCCAAGGCCCTGAAGGCGGCCGGGCGGCCCGTGATCGGATTCGGTGCCGGCGAGCCCGACTTCCCGACCCCGGACTACATCGTCGAAGCCGCGATCGAGGCGTGCAAGAACCCCAAGTACCACCGCTACACGCCGGCCGGCGGTCTGCCCGAGCTGAAGAACGCGATCGCCGCGAAGACGCTGCGTGACTCGGGCTACGAGGTCGACGCCTCGCAGATCCTCGTCACCAACGGCGGCAAGCAGGCCATCTACGAGGCGTTCGCCGCGATCCTCGACCCGGGCGACGAGGTCATCGTCCCCGCCCCGTACTGGACGACCTACCCGGAGTCGATCCGCCTCGCCGGCGGTGTCCCGGTCGAGGTCGTCGCCGACGAGACGACCGGCTACCGCGTCACCGTGGAGCAGCTGGAGGCGGCCCGCACCGACCGGACGAAGGTCGTGCTCTTCGTCTCGCCCTCGAACCCGACCGGAGCGGTCTACTCCGAAGCCGAGACGGAGGCCATCGGGCGCTGGGCCGTCGAGCACGGCCTGTGGGTGCTGACCGACGAGATCTACGAGCACCTGGTCTACGGCGACGCGGCCTCCGTGTCCCTCCCCGCGCTGCTTCCGGAGCTGCGCGACAAGTGCATCGTGGTCAACGGCGTCGCGAAGACGTACGCGATGACGGGCTGGCGGGTGGGCTGGATCATCGGCCCCAAGGATGTGGTCAAGGCCGCGACGAACCTCCAGTCGCACGCCACGTCGAACGTCTCGAACGTCGCGCAGGTCGCCGCGCTGGCCGCCGTCTCGGGCGACCTGGACGCCGTCGCGAAGATGCGTGAGGCCTTCGACCGGCGCCGCCGCACCGTGGTGCGCATGCTGAACGAGATCGACGGCGTGGTCTGCCCGGAGCCCGAGGGCGCCTTCTACGCCTACCCGACGGTGAAGGGCCTGCTCGGCAAGGAGATCCGCGGCAAGCGTCCGAAGGACACGGTGGAGCTGGCCGCGCTCATCCTGGAGGAGGCCGAGGTCGCGGTCGTCCCGGGCGAGGCGTTCGGCACGCCGGGCTATCTGCGGCTGTCGTACGCGCTGGGTGACGAGGATCTCGTCGAGGGCGTCAGCCGGATCCAGAAGCTGCTCGCGGAGGCACGCGACTGA